A stretch of Vibrio sp. B1FLJ16 DNA encodes these proteins:
- a CDS encoding SURF1 family protein, with the protein MEPPVSSLLLSKRFWVAVCLTVAVFSLLVKLGFWQLERGTEKQALEQSILARADLPYQDMRIVLDNNDWRESSVLGVRVKAQVVPEPLPVILLDNQTYNGKVGYLAYQVVSVNQEQNILALMELGFVEGARSRSELPAVQELEGPTFITGRLYRKSMNPLSSELMPELGDTVRVQNLNISQLNELLNVELMPAVLQPDNLVQWPYEFPWNPLPLTSAKHFGYAFQWFAMAGVFLLLTVAIYIRWSKSAASHGGEA; encoded by the coding sequence ATGGAACCTCCGGTTTCATCGTTATTATTATCGAAGCGGTTTTGGGTAGCGGTTTGTTTAACTGTGGCTGTGTTTTCACTGTTGGTCAAACTGGGCTTTTGGCAATTGGAGAGAGGAACAGAGAAACAAGCGCTTGAACAATCTATCCTCGCCCGTGCGGATTTACCTTATCAGGATATGAGGATCGTACTAGACAATAATGACTGGCGTGAATCGAGCGTATTAGGCGTTAGGGTTAAAGCACAAGTAGTTCCAGAACCGTTGCCGGTCATTTTACTGGATAACCAAACTTATAACGGAAAAGTCGGCTATCTGGCTTATCAGGTTGTATCAGTAAACCAAGAACAGAACATTTTAGCTCTTATGGAGCTTGGTTTTGTGGAAGGGGCACGTTCCCGTTCTGAGTTACCCGCTGTTCAAGAGTTAGAAGGGCCAACTTTTATAACCGGGCGCCTGTATCGCAAATCTATGAACCCATTAAGCTCCGAACTGATGCCAGAACTAGGCGATACCGTCCGGGTGCAAAATCTCAATATTTCTCAGTTGAATGAGTTATTGAATGTCGAGCTTATGCCCGCTGTTCTGCAACCTGACAACCTGGTTCAGTGGCCATATGAGTTCCCCTGGAATCCGTTGCCACTTACCAGCGCCAAACATTTTGGATACGCATTCCAGTGGTTTGCGATGGCTGGCGTTTTTTTACTGCTGACGGTAGCTATTTATATTCGCTGGTCTAAATCAGCAGCATCACATGGAGGTGAAGCATGA